tatcttttttaattttttttccatttatcttgatttgtttgttaataccccaccaaaaatagcgtttgtttgtttgtttttatatttataattaattattaaaattttaattatgcccGTTGATCTAATAGTAgttgtgcgcatgcgcaagtgTCTGCTctaggtttaaaattttttattgttttcattattatttatgttttaattaaattagtaatcttatcaagtaattatcaaatcctGTTGATCATCTAGCACATCGTAAGAGTATCCAGGTATTTATCGGAGAGAAATGTCAATAagccacaataaaatatgaaacgaaAGAGTCCTCAAAGAATCTTAGAAAAccacttttaatattattattattatctttatttatttaatatttaatacactcgactaattattttgttttatcaatattaattatgtattaaaaatactgaaaacattttaatgttattttcatttactcttttataatttaccgctCTGTTTTGTAACTTACGTGGTGTGTCACctattatcaagtattttaactTGCCGTTCAACTAGTATTTTTGTGTTACACAGTTGGTCTCATAAATAGTTGGTAAACcaattactaaattacaagtatcatcgaagtcaataataaataaatataatattggagcaggtttgtaaaattaaactaataattaattatttatttaatattagagtagacttatacaataattaattattagtttaattttacaaacctgctccaatattatatttatttattattgacttcgatgatacttgtaatttagtaattgGTTTACCAACTATTTATGAGACCAACTGTGTAACACAAAAATACTAGTTGAACGGCAagttaaaatacttgataatagGTGACACACCACGTAAGTTACAAAACAGagcggtaaattataaaagagtaaatgaaaataacattaaaatgttttcagtatttttaatacataattaatattgataaaacaaaataattagtcgagtgtattaaatattaaataaataaagataataataataatattaaaagtggTTTTCTAAGATTCTTTGAGGACTCTttcgtttcatattttattgtggctTATTGACATTTCTCTCCGATAAATACCTGGATACTCTTACGATGTGCTAGATGATCAACaggatttgataattacttgataagattactaatttaattaaaacataaataataatgaaaacaataaaaaattttaaacctagAGCAGAcacttgcgcatgcgcacaacTACTATTAGATCAACgggcataattaaaattttaataattaattataaatataaaaacaaacaaacaaacgctatttttggtggggtattaacaaacaaatcaagataaatggaaaaaaaattaaaaaagatagaaaatgagtatagtcaccgctaacttcaaataaatttttaaaaatttatttaaaaaaaaataaagaacgaacaaataattatttatagcgaacattgacgaacaatcgacgaacaaacgaattgctaaaaaaaatttgccaaaaatcgAATTCCCCCCGCCAACTTAAGGGAGCTTTTTAACTTTTACTGGCGAATAGAATGGATGAGGTTAGATGTAGaggtattattttataattactaaaatttcaCATTTTATGAAGATGGCGGTAGTGTACTGACACTGAAaatttggcgcgaaattttattaatttaaaattttctgaaatactttaaaattttgaaagtaacagacatttaaaataattatttttattttcaataaacaaatcaaatattcatgtaaaaaaataataaaaatttgatgtcaaaaactcaaaaatatttttgtgtatattcaatattttattatattcacaagtaatttatgtataaaaatagtaaaattgtctgatgtattttgtaattaaatattttccgtAAGCAATCTTAAAAAGTTTTagattttcatatataattgtcataattaaaatttattaatattacatgAATATAGGCTgttgacaattaaaaaaaaattaaagcataatCTAGTGATAACTTTAAGTGATTTTCTTCAAATTACAAGGAAAATTTTAACCCTTACACGTTCATAActattctaaaataataaaaaagtttatattcatttatatctATCTATTTTGATCTAATTCAACATAAAAGTAACACATATAAGACagaaattgtatttattttagtgttTTTGGAATGGGGACACATATATCCCTATATGCCTTCaggtatatatttttcaatagattacgataaaatacTTGATGCTTTTACtgcaaaataaagacaaacTACGGTAgataatacaatttattaaatgtttatacttatttataatactaaatattatgaaattcTACAAAACAATTACGATCTGAAGTATAACATAAATGAACATTACATGGAGagcatatattatttatacgaTTTTCCAGGGGACGCTTAGCACACAGTATTTTATCTATTGCTAACTTTTACCATTACATGTGAAGGTTCCACGAAAACTAAAAAgttctataaaattaaaaattataagtctAAACAAGATTTTACTTAGCCtgtatattattgtaaatcagaaaaattatGTGAGGACAAATGGGTCTCTTATGTGTGAAAGGGTTGAtcagtgaattttatttagatctttacgttttaaaaatttttccttttcagtatcttgttttttaaatttatactgcTACAAATTGCAACTTCTATacttttagtttattaattatttttttttccaacaaaatattcaatttggtAATTGTGGTTTTATGAATATTACATTTCAAACAAATTTCTTTAGGGAAATGGCCCTGGTTCTCACTTTAGAATAATAAAGCTGtggaaaacaaattaatttattaaaatatcaaatataaatttatcaacttcAATATCTAATCGCTTATTCAATAacatctattttaaaaattttagataactATTTcaatctataaaattttaaaacaaaaattatcaactatatttgcatttatattaatccaaaatatagaaaaattatatcaaaaaaacattaatattattttaataaattcacattacttataaatgaagaagctaaaaaaaaaaaagaaaaataattaaaattaacgattacttcaaatttcgaaattatacattttattacatgtattgtttaatttaattatacaactGGACatagaataaacaaatattgcTACATTATATCACTCTAATACCATTTTATGATTTAGTCGTAAGCTCTTTAAAAGACCAGAGAAGTTTGTCTTTTTACTTTCTTCACAtcattaacaaataaatatattaacattttaaaataatacaatgagTATCTGATGGCTGATGAAACGAAAATATCTAAATGAGGTAGcataatattaaatgacaTCACTTTtgtataattgaaaaaaagaaaaaaaaacctatcAACTCTCatctgtttattaattattgcatgttaattatttattttcaccaTCGGTGATAGCATTTTTCTTTACTCTTGGGTTCAAAATCCAATGGTCTATCATCCCATAGACCATTCCAATAGTTAAACTACCAATTACAACAGACTGTGCTGTGACACGAAGTTGGATTAAGAATAATGATGCCGGTGAACCTTTTGGTCTGTTAAAAAATCTGTAACCACCAATTCCTGCTGTCACTAAGAAACCAGCGACTcctgataaacaaaaattaattatttgaaaaagaatcattaataataatatctatcATCTACAAATCGtatctattataaaaaatatacaaaagtgAAAAGTGGGACAATTACGAACATAGTAATTAGAttactttgaaaaataaaaattgttttttcatacacTGATCGATACATTAGTGCGTATCTAGTATcagacaaataattaaaatataataaaacagatgttatatttattaggcaataaacgaattatttattattttaactgttttgaaagttaattttttttcatgagaaatttaatataattgtcATTACACATGAATTATATAACTATGATTTATTTCTGACAAAATAAGTAtagttcatattttatttataactcaaGATAAGAGAtcccagtacccgatcactcataGATTTGAATATGTATATCAGGGTGCTTCGTTTTCGGCGTaagtttgttttttgttactcatcaagcaaaatattctttatgctaaaacaaaaattcctgccaagtttgagctcttaattccaattcAAAATACTTTCTATTTGATTccaaagatttcccatttaaaatacacgtaaattaaattacttttttttttttgaagtttctaatactcagctgcatTTTATAATATCAAAGCGCTGTTtatcgcaaattgtagggaaCTTCATGTTCCTCAAAAATTCccatagtaaattatttattattcaagctgtttcacttgtgtccgttgcaaaagtcatttttcctatggAATTGACCTtcattggcttgcagaacgtaaatcAATGAAAGTACACTAACAATGTCAAagagaattttataggaaattttattcccttcaaaaaaggtTCTATGAGTCAA
This genomic window from Microplitis demolitor isolate Queensland-Clemson2020A chromosome 6, iyMicDemo2.1a, whole genome shotgun sequence contains:
- the LOC103570606 gene encoding uncharacterized protein LOC103570606 yields the protein MQDNRNYDEESSSKRMLNSLSKNPFLMIGVAGFLVTAGIGGYRFFNRPKGSPASLFLIQLRVTAQSVVIGSLTIGMVYGMIDHWILNPRVKKNAITDGENK